The genomic stretch ACTGAAAGCACCTTCAATTCCAGTACGACCTCGCAAATGATCGTAGCCAATGGTGCGCTCAGCAATTTTGCCCAAAGGCATTTTGCGGTAATTCTTTTGCTCGTAAATAAGTCCTCCTTTGTAGCGCCCTAAGTTGAAAATTGGGAACTCGCGAATCTTTTGTAGGTCAGAAAATGAAATGTCTTCGCCTAATCTCACGTAGCGGCTTTTTGCATCACGCTTCATCCGCAAGTAAGTTTCCCACTGGCGGGCGGAGCGAACGGGAAATTTTTTTCCAAGCTCTAGGCTTAATGCGGAAATATTGGCGGTAAAATCTTCCTCGGCCACCGTGTAAGGATCCATAAAAAGATCATAAACGGGCATGGAGGTAGCGAGCAATTTGCCATCACTACTAAAGATGTTTCCACGATCAGCCTGAATATTTATTTCGCGAATCACTTCTTTTTGAGAGCGCGCACGCAAATCCGGTCCTTCAGCATACTGAATGATGAAGAGTTTGATCAATACAAAAACAGCCATCAGGAAAAACGGGATGGCGGCTATGTACATGCGGTTCAATATGGATTTGCGATCTTCCACTTAGTCGTTTTCTGGTACTTTAATAATGAGTGGTGGAGTGTTTGATTTTTCCAGTCCCAACTCTTGTCCTTTGCTTATTACTTTATATTCCATGCTCTCAATCATTAATCGTGAGCGGGTGTCGATGTATTCTGAGTTTAGCTCTTTCATCTGCGTGCGCAAGCGGCTTATGTGATGTACTTTGCTTTCGGCACTGTGGCTGCTGGCAATCATTATTAGCGCAAGCAGGCTTAGGTAAATAATGAAAGGCCAGTTTTTGGCGAGCTGAGGGCTTACCAAAAAGCGGCCAGTAAACACGCCCTTCAGCGGATTTACTATCTTCCTTTTAGATGTTGCAGCCTCACTCATTTTCTTCTTCTATCTTTTCTGCGGCACGAAGCTTTGCACTTCTTGCTCTTGGGTTTTCATTTATTTCTTCGTCATTGGCTATTACAGGCTTTCGCGTAATGGGTTCCAATGGTCTGATTAGATTCCCATAAAAATCTTTGTTGGGCTCACCCTCAATATTTCCATAGCGGAAGAAATTCTTCACCGGACGATCTTCCAGGGAGTGGTAGCTCATGCACACCAATCTCCCTCCAGGGTTTAGCATTTCGGTTGCTTGCTCCAGCAATTCATGGATTACAGCTATTTCTTCGTTTACCTCAATACGAATAGCTTGAAATATTTTGGCCCAAAACTGCCCGTGCTTTTGTGGTGGCGCAAAACGCTCCAAAACTTTCTTTAGCTCGGCAGTTGTGTTAATTGGTCGGTGATTGGTTATCGCATTCACCAAAGGCCATGGGCGATTTATTTCACCGTAATCCTTAAATATTCTAAATAGCTCAGTATCCTCGCTTTCGTTGATAATTTGATGTGCGCTCAAAGCCTTGTCGGGATTCATGCGCATGTCAAGCGGCCCGTCAAATCGAGTGCTGAAACCGCGGTCTGGCTCGTCAATTTGGTGTGATGACACGCCAAAATCACCGAGAAGACCATCAATATGTTTTACACCATGCAGTCTCAAGCTCTTCTTTAGATGGCGAAAGTTGGCCGCTATCAAAGTGAAATTCTCACTGTCAGGTACATTAGCTTTCGCATCAGGATCCTGGTCAAATCCATAAAGGTGACCAGTGGTTAGGTGCTTTAGTATTTCGCGGCTATGACCGCCACCACCAAAGGTTACGTCTACATAAATGCCGTCAGGTTTTATCTGCAGCAGATCTATACATTCCTGTAAAAGGACTGGTTTATGATAATCCATCTTCTGACTCATTGAGGCTGCCCATTACTTCTTCTGCCAAT from Owenweeksia hongkongensis DSM 17368 encodes the following:
- a CDS encoding FtsL-like putative cell division protein, with product MSEAATSKRKIVNPLKGVFTGRFLVSPQLAKNWPFIIYLSLLALIMIASSHSAESKVHHISRLRTQMKELNSEYIDTRSRLMIESMEYKVISKGQELGLEKSNTPPLIIKVPEND
- the rsmH gene encoding 16S rRNA (cytosine(1402)-N(4))-methyltransferase RsmH, translating into MSQKMDYHKPVLLQECIDLLQIKPDGIYVDVTFGGGGHSREILKHLTTGHLYGFDQDPDAKANVPDSENFTLIAANFRHLKKSLRLHGVKHIDGLLGDFGVSSHQIDEPDRGFSTRFDGPLDMRMNPDKALSAHQIINESEDTELFRIFKDYGEINRPWPLVNAITNHRPINTTAELKKVLERFAPPQKHGQFWAKIFQAIRIEVNEEIAVIHELLEQATEMLNPGGRLVCMSYHSLEDRPVKNFFRYGNIEGEPNKDFYGNLIRPLEPITRKPVIANDEEINENPRARSAKLRAAEKIEEENE